Proteins co-encoded in one Arachis stenosperma cultivar V10309 chromosome 7, arast.V10309.gnm1.PFL2, whole genome shotgun sequence genomic window:
- the LOC130939545 gene encoding protein FAR1-RELATED SEQUENCE 2-like, with protein MEKQFQLEYTTSIFRDVQIEFVKKANCRVSAIDEQGPLVYVKVEEEKLLNDTILCVPYDVHSDRSTQELRCECNLFESSGVLCCHCLEVFHSYKVYKVPSCYVLPRWSKKIKRKHIYVKSSHDVSRSDESHVAFRGLCAHFYNVAQEFVDDDEETALLHVALEETRAKLAAHRAKKRSESMAETQTNIGSQSSNDVDVDDIQAPSKVTTKGRPKSKRLGSALEKSIKNSRRRKQKNSPPVVRPHTLQDINHCAVSSLNGPEQAGGFMSLLSSFNKKWD; from the exons ATGGAGAAACAGTTTCAACTAGAGTATACCACGAGCATTTTTAGGGATGTTCAAATTGAGTTTGTGAAGAAGGCTAACTGCAGAGTTTCTGCAATTGATGAACAGGGTCCATTGGTCTACGTGAAGGTGGAAGAGGAGAAACTACTCAATGATACTATTCTATGCGTTCCGTACGATGTTCACTCTGACCGTTCCACACAGGAGCTTCGTTGTGAGTGCAATCTCTTTGAGAGTTCAGGTGTGTTGTGCTGTCACTGTCTTGAAGTGTTCCATTCGTATAAAGTGTACAAAGTACCTTCTTGTTATGTTCTTCCTCGATGGAGCAAGAAAATAAAGCGCAAGCATATATATGTCAAAAGTAGCCATGATGTCAGTCGGTCGGATGAGAGTCATGTTGCATTCAGGGGACTGTGTGCACACTTCTATAATGTTGCCCAAGAGTTCGTCGATGACGATGAAGAAACAGCATTGCTGCATGTTGCTTTGGAAGAAACAAGGGCCAAGTTGGCTGCGCACCGTGCCAAAAAGAGGTCCGAGAGCATGGCAGAGACTCAGACCAACATTGGCTCACAGAGTTCGAACGATGTCGATGTTGATGACATCCAAGCCCCATCGAAGGTCACCACAAAGGGCAGGCCAAAGAGTAAGAGGCTCGGCTCTGCCCTTGAGAAGTCCATCAAGAATTCAAGACGGAGAAAACAAAAGAATTCACCCCCG GTGGTTCGTCCGCACACACTTCAAGATATAAACCATTGTGCTGTTTCTAGCCTGAATGGTCCCGAACAAGCCGGTGGTTTTATGTCTTTGTTAAGCTCCTTCAACAAAAAGTGGGATTAG